A segment of the Candidatus Jettenia caeni genome:
TCTATTGCTGGAAATATTCAATCACACCACGAAATTGCTTTGGCTGATTTAATATTAAAAAGAAAAACTTTACTATCTTCAATAAGAGACATTATTCAAGACTACCAGCCTGATATAGTAGGACTTAGTGCCATGACCTTTCAGTTTAATACAGCCCAAAGGATTGCAGATTTCATAAGAAGCTCACAACCGAATATTAAAATTGCCATCGGCGGTTATCATGCTACTCTTATGTATGAGGAAATTGCGTCTTCCGATAAGGGTAAAGTATTTGATTATATCATACGCGGAGAGGGAGAAACAACCTTTCGCGAAGTATTGGATGCCATTGAAGGAAAACAGAGATGGGAGAATATCCCCGGTCTATCCTATCAGGACAATGGTAATTTTATTCATAATATTCCAAGGCCCTTAGAAAATTTGGATACCTTACCACTTCCGCGCCGGGATGTACGTATTTGGAATGGTTATCTGTTTTCCGGGAAAGCCTTAGATATGGTTGAAACATCTCGTGGCTGTACGATGACCTGTAACTTCTGTAGCATGAATCAGATGTACGGGCGTACATTCAGGATATACAGCTTTGAGAGAGTTATGCTTGACTTAACAAATGCGAAAAAAGCAGGGGCAAAGTACATAGCTTTTGCGGATGATAATATTACTCTAAATGTAAAAAGGTTTGAATCTTTATGCGATGCAATTGTAGCTGCCGGACATAACGATCTGTGTTATATAGTTCAAGCAAGTACTACAGGTATAGCGTCTTCCCCAACACTGGCTCAAAAAATGGCCCGTGCAGGAATTCAGATCGTATTTTTAGGAATCGAGAATGTATCTGAGCGTAATCTGAAGATGATGAATAAAGGAAATCTCTTAGAAAAAACAAAAAAGGCAATTGAATACCTTCACAACAATAACATCCTCATTGTAGGCGGTATGATTCTTGGTCATCCAGAAGATAAGGAAGAAGATATAGCACAGAATTTTGAATTCTTTGATAAGGCAAATATAGATTTTTATGGCGAACAAATTATCACCCCTTATCCCAAAACAGGCATGCGAGATATTTTAATCAAAGAGGGTTTAGTTACCAATAGTTATGATTACAGTAAGTACAACGGTTTTTGGGCAAATGTTAAAACAAAATATCTTTCATCAGAAGATTTACAGTTTTTGCGTTGGAAATATAAGCGTAAGTACTCTACTTTTTTTAAAACAACTCCTGTGTTTAAAACTATTTTCCCCGGAGTCAACCTCCTGCGAATATTCATTTTGAGACCTTATTACCGTATAAAAAATTTTATTTCCTCCCTTGGAAAAACAGAACATGATATTTTCAAAAGGGATATGAGAAAATTTATCAAAACAAATAATTTTTTTGGTCCTAATTTTAAATAATATAGCCACAGTTATGGGGGTAATTCGGTTGCGATTATAAAACGCAATGTATTTCAGGGGAAAATGAGAACTGCAAAACTACCAGTACAATTTTATCATGGATTGCATGCAATATAGGTAAACAGAGCTGGCCCCATATAAAGGACATCCTCGTCTAATAAAAATCGGGAGCTGTGTAACGGCAGATTCGTTCCCCTTTCTAAATTACCTGAACCAAGAAAGACATAGGCGCCTCCTATTTTCTCCAGATAATAGGAAAAATCCTCTCCACCCATTTTGGGATCTATTTTTTCTACCGACTTACTACCAAATAGTTCGATGATTTTACTTTGTATGAAATCCAATTGAGGTTGAGGATTATTCAGAAGAGGATGGCCCTTAAGATATTCAAATTGGTACGAGGCATTGTTAACAGAAGTTATCCCTTTGATAGTGTCTTCAATTAGTATGGGCATCCTGTATCTTAATTCTTTAGAAAGGGTTCTCACCGTACCAATAATTTTGACCTTATCCGGAATAACATTAAAGGTTGTTCCCCCTGATATTTGGCAGAGAGAGACTACACAAGGGGATAAAGGATTTACTTTTCGTGATACAATAGTTTGAATAGCCAGAATGACCTCAGCGGCAATAACAACAGGATCTATACACAAATGAGGGGTAGAGGCATGCCCGCCTTTCCCGATAATAGTAATAACAACACGATCCGTAGCTGCCATAGTAGCCCCTGCCCGTAATCCAAAGATACCAGAAGAGATATTGGGCTCGATATGCAATCCATAAATCTCATCTACATTATTTAAAACGCCATGCTCTACCATGAGTTTTGCGCCACCGGGATGTTGCTCTTCGCAAGGTTGAAAGATGAATTTTACCTGCCGTTTAAGTTTATCTTTTAACTGTACCATCAGTTTTGCAGTACCCAGGAGCATTGCCATATTGGCGTCATGTCCGCATGCATGAGCAATCCCCTCATTTTGGGATTTAAACTCAAGATCATTTTCTTCCGTAATCGGCAAGGCGTCCATATCAGCCCTGAAGGCCACCGTGCTCGATGCATTATCAACTGGTAAGATGCCCACAACGCCCGTTTTCGCAATTTCCGATTGTACCTGAAGTCCCAATCGCTTCAATTCTTCTCTGATAACACGGGATGTACGTATCTCCTGAAATCCTGTTTCCGGATAGGTATGAAAATCCCTGCGCATCTGGATAATATAATCATGTATCCCTTTAGCATTTGTCAATATTTCTTCAATCAATATGTTATTTTGCATAGGTGCTTTGTAATCATTCAAAATACAGACAGAAAAGACATATTCTGAACATAAGGGTTAGCCGTTCAGGCAGTCTCCCAAACATTCCTTTTCACTACCCCCAGCCCATTACCTTCCGGCAATAGTAATTTCCCTTTATCAACTGTTACCCCCAGATAAGGATCATTGGTAACGAGCAAGTGTCCATCAAGATCAACATAGTCAACCAGGGAGATAAGATGAGCTGCCGCTGTGATAGACAGGGAACTTTCGATATTGCAGCCTATCATTACTTTAAGATTATGAGCTCTGGCCGTATGAATCATCCGAAGGGCTTCCCGAATTCCGCCACATTTCATGAGCTTAATATTAATCCCATCCACCACACCTGATATAGCCGGTATATCTCCTGCATTTTTAACATCTTCATCTGCAAAAACAGGAATTTTTACACGATCTCTTATCCCTCTCAGGGACAAGATGTTACCAATAGGAAATGGCTGTTCCACAAGTTCAACACCAAGTTCTTCCATGATGTTCAATTTCTTTATTGCCTCATCCACCGTCCAACCTGTATTGGCATCAACACGGAAGATTGCTTTGGTAATTTTGCGCAACTCCTTAAGGATCTCTATATCATTTTTTATACCCACCTTTATTTTCAGAATGGAGAAATCCTTTACTTCATCCACCTTCTCACACATCTTCTCCAGGGTATCAATTCCTATGGTAAATGAGGTCGCTTTTTCCCCAGTTCGATTTAAACCTAAAAGCTTATAGAGCGGTATTTTCAATTTTTTACCCACTATATCATGGAGAGCTATATCGATTGCAGCACGCGCGGCAGAATTGCCGGGGAATTTGTTTGCCAGGGAACGGGTAATATCTTCCGTTTGAAATGGGTCTGCATTTTTTAATACATCGGTAGACTCATTACATACCGCGGCAACGCTCAATATACTTTCTCCAAAAAAACTGGTTGGCGCAGCTTCTCCAAGTCCCGATATTCCATCTTCATCTTTTAGCTCAACTACAATATTATCCTGAATACTACGAGTTTCTCTGGCAATTTTGAAGGTATGCCTCAATTTCAAACTAAGTGGACGATAAGAAAGATTCATGATAAAAGAGGTTGGATAACATCAAGAAATTTGTCCACCCCAAATTTGATGGGATCGGTAACAGGAAGTTTCGTTTCTTCCTCTACCCTTTGGATCTCCTGCAATGCATCGTGATCTGATATGCCGAGACAGTTGAGTGAGATCCCAAGCACTTTACAGGGATAAACAGGCCGTGCCAGATCCTCATAGAGTTTAATCAAATGAGGGAGCGGTATAATAGGAAAGTTACTATAATGACGTAACGTCTTTCGTGCGGGCTGATGACATAAGATTAGACCCTGCGGAGCTGAACCATGAAGGAGACCAAGGGTAACACCTGAGTATGCCGGATGGGTAATAGAACCTTGTCCTTCAATGCTAAGGAGTGAATAATGGGCGCGGTCAAGCACGAGTTTTTCAGCCGCCCCGGAAATGAAGTCAGAAAGGACATGATCTACCGCGATTCCACTCCCTTCAATCATAATACCTGTCTGCCCGGTGGCTACAAAACAGGCATTGATACCCCGCTTCTTCGCTGCATTTGTAATTTCAATAGAGGTCAGCATCTTCCCTATATTGCAATCGGAGCCTACGGTAAGGATACGCAATGCTTTTGTTTCTTGTGCCTTACCGGTTCCAATAGGGATATTCTCAGGTGGTTTGCGAATATCAAAGATCTTTACACGATGCTCCTGAGCTAATACACAAAACTCAAGATCATCACTTAAATGGGTATGGAGGCCACTCATAATATGGAGCTTATTTCTTAAAGCATCTGTGATATGATTACGCCAGTCTGCCGGTAGTATGCCGCCGGGAGGAGCAATACCGATGAGGAGTGTTGTAGGGTTCAGATGTAATAGTTCCTGGATATTGCTGACAATGGGAATTCCTTCACCAATACCAATAATTGAAATAAGATCTTTTCCCGCATTGAAACGGTCTATAATCGCAATAACTTCTTCTTTGCGATAGCGAATAACACCAACTGCTGTTTTTGCACTGAAAACGTCCAGTCTTCCTTCGGCCAATATAACAATCCTGCGTTTCATCATAGGGCTCGTAGAACAGCTATTTTTGCTGCTTTCTCTTAACAACTTTGCTGTGTTGTTTTCTCTGCTTCAGGGGGGTGACAGGCTGTGACTTACTAATGTACGCCATGTATTGCTGCGCATTCATTAATTCGTCAAGAAGATGAGATTCTGGTGTTACAAACTTGATTAACCAACCATGTTTGTAGGGATCATAACTCAAGATGTCCAAATTCTCAAATAGACGTTCATTTACCGCTATGACTTCGCCGCTTATAGGCGATGTAATATCAAGCAGCGTTTCTAACGATTCTACTTCTCCAAAGCAGATATCTGAAAGGATTTCATCTCCGACTTTCGGAAGATCCAGAAATAGCAATTTATCAAGTTTATTAACAATAAATTCTGTTAAACCAACGGTAATTGATTTATTGTCATGAAAAAACCATGCGTGTGCAGGGGTGTACCTTAAATATTCAGGAATCATAAATATAGTACCTCAAAATCAATTAGGCTGCCTTTGGCAGCGGCTTCTCTGCTCGTTCCCAAATTCTGTTCTGCTTTGCTCGTTCCAAATTCCGTCTGGAAACAAGCAGGTCGAAAAACAAGCAGGACGGTTTGAATTTCCTAAACGTCAAGTTAAGTCTTCGGCAACTTTTTAGTGCCAGTAATTAGTGCCAGTGCCAGACGGACACGAACCGCTCATGGAATTCATGTTAATAGAAATGTATAATACCAATTAAGGATAACTGATTTTAAAGAAAACTTCAACGTTAAAATAGTTATCACATAGAGACTTTTTATTTTGAAGAGATTTTTCATGTTATTAATATTTAGTTATTTCAATACTTAAAAATTTAAACCCTTTTACTTTTAATTTTTTACCGTGCAACAAACCTTACTATGAATAAAGGTATCTATTGTCTTATTATTAGGCTACATCAATCGTACATGATAAAGGTCGGATCTCTGGGTATATATAACTTTGCAGCAGGCTTTTATGTCTACATCGGAAGCGCACAAGATAACCTGGAACGCAGGATTGAAAGGCATCTGCGCAAAGAAAAGAAATTTCATTGGCATATCGATTATCTGTTAGCTTATGGGAAAGTTATTTGTGTCCATACCTATGCTCTTGAAAAGAACTGGGAATGTAGGCTGAGTCGGAGAATTAGCACTATAAAAAATGCCACAACTCCTGTAAAAGGCTTCGGTTCATCAGATTGCAACTGCCTTTCTCATCTTTATTTTTTTCAAAATAACCCCGAAGTTAAGATGTCTACCTTATATAGCGAGCAAAATAGCAGTTACTTATAATAAGGATAATTACTCAAAACCAGGTTAAATACCTTTTTTGCTTATCCGATTAATGAGTAAAAATGGAAAAATAAGATGAATTATGATATGAGAAGGTATATAATTAATCGTTAATTTATTTTTTAAAACCTGCATGCCCGGCACATAACGTCAAAGAACTTCTCGAAATTTTCGGTCTTTCTTTCCCTTAATCAAGGAAAAATGGTTTTACTAATGTATAAGACATTGATTAATTATGACTTGCAGGCAAAAGAAGAAAATCCGACAATAACTATATGTATCTTTTATTCTCTATCTGATCTTCTGTTAGCTGAAAAAAATGAACGAAACACCCATGATGCGTCAATATAATGAAATCAAAATACAACATAAAGACGCATTGCTTTTTTTCCGTATGGGCGATTTTTATGAATTGTTTTTTGAGGATGCAAAACTTGCTTCAAAGGTATTAGGAATTACCCTAACGTCTCGCTCAAAGGGAGAAAATTCAATACCGATGGCAGGTGTACCTCACCATTCTGCCGAGTCTTATATCCGAAAATTAATTAAGGCCGGGCACAAAGTAGCCATTTGCGACCAATTGCAAAACCCTGAAGAAGCTAAGGGGATCGTAGATCGTGGCGTTACCCGGATTATAACACCTGGTACAGTCACCGAAGATTCTCTCCTGGAAGATAAAAGCAATAACTATTTAATGGCACTATTAGAAACGAATACCCTGTTTGGATTATCGTGGATCGATCTGTCTACCGGTCGATTTGAGGTAGAGGATATCCAGAAAGACAGGCTTTTTGATGAATTTGCAAGACTAAATCCGTCAGAGCTGTTAATGCCCGAAGAAACCTTTCATAATCATACCGCCTTTGTAGAAAAAATCCGGGCAGAATACAACATCATGATTACCGCCAGACCTGATTGGGAATTTTCAAAAGATACTGCGTATCACATCTTAACAGAACATTTTGGGACAACATCCCTGGAAGGGTTTGACTGCGAAGATGTAGGGCCAGCTTTAGGCGCTGCAGGCGCTGTGATTCAATATTTAAAAGATACCCAAAAGACATCACTAAGGCATATTATAAAAATCCAGAGATACCGGGCAGATAACAGAGTACTTATCGATAAAGCAACGCAGCAAAGCCTGGAACTTACACAAACCATGAGAACCCATGACCGGGAGGGCTCATTACTTGCCATAATTGATCAGACAAAGACACCCATGGGCGCCCGGTTACTCAGGGAATGGGTCATTAGTCCGCTACGGATATCCGCTGAAATTAAATATCGCCAGGTTGGTGTATATGAGTTGTTTGAGAAACCGGAACTCAGACGAGAATTACGGAATATTCTCAGTAACATTTATGATATTGAACGAATTTCAACGAAGATAAGTTGTGGTCGCGCCAATGCCCGTGATCTCATTGCTCTTAAACAATCTCTCTCAAAACTACCCGCTCTGAAAGATCAAATAGGATTTTGTATTTCAGATATCCTGGTAACCACAGAACAACAATTAGATACCCTTGAGGAAGTGCAAACCCTAATCGGCGCCGCTCTTGTATCAGATCCCCCTCCAACAATTAAAGATGGAGGGCTTATTCGAGAGGGGTACGATCCTGCACTCGACGAATTGAAATACATTAGCAAAAACGGAAAGAGCTGGATTGCCAACTTTCAAGCCGAAGAAATTGCCAGAACAGGGATTAATTCTCTTAAAGTAGGTTATAATAAGGTATTTGGCTATTATATAGAAGTAACCAATATACATATGGATAATATACCGAAGACCTATATCAGAAAACAAACTCTTAAAAATGCAGAACGCTTCATTACACCTGAGCTGAAAGATTACGAGACAAAAGTGCTAACGGCTGATGAGCGTGCGAAAGATTTAGAATATGACCTATTTATCCGGATACGCGAAAAGGTAAGCGCCTTCACACCACAGATACAAAAGATATCTGAGACAATTGCGTTGATAGATGTGCTATCCACCCTTGCAAATCTTGCATCGGAAAATCGGTATATCATGCCAGAAATTACCGACAGCCTGGAATTAAACATAATCGATGGACGCCACCCTGTACTCACTCGGAAACTGATAAATGAAAGTTTTGTTCCCAACGATATCAATCTGGATGGAGTAAACAATAAAATAATGATCATTACCGGACCAAATATGGCCGGAAAAAGCACCTATATTCGTCAAGTAGCGCTCCTTGTCCTTATGGCGCAAATAGGAAGTTTTATCCCCGCAAAAGAGGCAGTTATCGGAACCGTAGACAGGATCTTTACACGGGTAGGCGCCTCGGATGAACTCTCCCGGGGGCAGAGTACCTTTATGGTGGAAATGAATGAGACAGCAAATATTCTTAATAACGCCACAGCACGCAGTTTAATTATCTTAGACGAGGTAGGACGCGGCACAAGCACCTTTGATGGAATCAGCATTGCCTGGGCAATTACAGAATATATCTACCAGCATATCCACGCCCGAACACTCTTTGCCACCCACTATCATGAGCTTACAGAGCTTGCCTTGCTCTTTCCGGGCGTCATAAACTTTAATATCCTTGTTAAGGAATGGGGCGATGAGATTATATTCTTACGAAAGATTGTAGAAGGCGGAACAGATAAAAGTTATGGAATACATGTTGCTCGGCTTGCTGGTATACCGAAAGAGGTTATTCAGAGGGCACGCATAATCCTGAACAACCTCGAGGCCGCAACGTTAGATATAAACGGTAAGCCAAAATTTGCACCCCTGAAAACAGTTCAGGATAAAAGGCCTACTCAATTAAAACTTTTTGTATCAAAACAAGATATGGTAATCGAAGAGATTAAGAAGCTTGATATATCTAAGATATCTCCCCTCGAAGCTCTTAACAAACTCAACGAATTGAAAAGGAGACTAGAAGATAACAACGGTTTATAATCGGGAAATCGACACATCGATAAGGTAATTTCCTCATGTCAATCATCCCCCGTTGTACCGAAAACGTTTAACAGTTCGCTTTCGTCTGACATGTATTAAAATGGCTCAATTTATCAAATACTCTACAGGAGAAAGTATGCAATACCTACCGCTTCTTGGAATATCAGTAAATGACTCAGCCGTCTTTCTTATTATAATCTTTTTATTTATATCTGCATTTCTCTTTATGCTCTTTAAATACGGAAGGCTTTATCTCAAGTCTATTACATCAAATGCCCATGTATCTCTCTTACACATAATCGGTATGGCGCTTCGCCATGTCGATATCCAGTCTATTGTAGAATACCGTATTATGGCTAAAAAGGCCGGAATTGACATCGCCGCTGCATCTCTGGAATCACATTCCCTGGCAGGCGGAAATATTAAGCATGTTGTACGCGCCATGATTGCCGCATTGAAAGCAGGCATTGAACTCGGTTTTGATCATGCTTGCGCCATCGACCTTGCAGGAAGAGATGTATTCGATGCGATAAAGGCGAGTATCAACCCGAAGGTAATTGATTGTCCAGATGCAAGAGATTGTTCCACACTGGATGCCGTAACAAAAGATGGTATACAGATAAAGGTTAAGGCGCGGGTGACACTACGCACAAAGATTGACAGGCTCGTGGGTGGAGCAACTGAAGAAACTATTATTGCCCGCGTCGGCGAAGGCATTGTTACTTCTATTGGCTCCATAGAAAACTACAAGGAGGTGTTGGAAAGACCTGACTTAATATCAAAACTTGTCATGGAAAAAATGCTTGATGGAGATACAGCCTTTCAGATTCTTTCTATTAATATTGTCGATATCGATGTAGGCGAAAACATTGGCGCAAAACTCCAGGCTGATCAGGCTGAGGCAGATAAACGTCTGGCCCAGGCAGAAGCTGAAAAACGACAGGGATTGGCTATTGCACATAAACACGAAATGAAGGCACTTGCAGAAGAAAACATGGCAAAAATACTTGCAGCAGAAGCCGAAGTGCCAAAGGCCATTGCACAAGCATTCCGCGAAGGAAATCTGGGCATTATGGATTATTATCATTTGAAAAATATCAAGGCAGATACCGAAATGCGAACATCAATCTCAAAATCCGGCATCTCGCCTGTGATAAAATAACAAATTTCTCTATAATCATGTCGCCCCTTCGGGGTTATTTATTCGTAGTTGTTTATGACTTTGCTGCACAAAGTCCTGTATAATCATGAAATCATCATCTGCAGGATATTCTATCTTACTCTAACGTGTTATATATTCCACGTGATATGATCTTTTGGCTTGTATGATAGAGTATGTCCTGCAGAAATTGAATTGCTTAGGTGTTTCCAAAGGTCTTGGTCGTATATGTCTAATTCTTGTTTGTCATTAAAGAATCAGTATTTGAATAACAGTATCTAATCTCTGTCGTTCGTTCATCTATTACCTGGCAGACTAACTCAAGCGTTAATTAAATTCCCTTGAAAGCCTTAGAATTACTGATAGAATAAGAGAATATAAAGAAGTATCAGAAAACATAAAAACAGGTAAAAATAATCTATGAATATTCTCTTATTATCCATGCCAGACTGTGCCCCTCACTTCAATGCAAACCGGTGGAAACCACCTAATCTTGCCATTTCGTCTATTGCAGGTAATATTGAAGGCCATAACGTTTATCTGGCTGATCTTATCTTACGAAGA
Coding sequences within it:
- a CDS encoding amidohydrolase; the encoded protein is MIEEILTNAKGIHDYIIQMRRDFHTYPETGFQEIRTSRVIREELKRLGLQVQSEIAKTGVVGILPVDNASSTVAFRADMDALPITEENDLEFKSQNEGIAHACGHDANMAMLLGTAKLMVQLKDKLKRQVKFIFQPCEEQHPGGAKLMVEHGVLNNVDEIYGLHIEPNISSGIFGLRAGATMAATDRVVITIIGKGGHASTPHLCIDPVVIAAEVILAIQTIVSRKVNPLSPCVVSLCQISGGTTFNVIPDKVKIIGTVRTLSKELRYRMPILIEDTIKGITSVNNASYQFEYLKGHPLLNNPQPQLDFIQSKIIELFGSKSVEKIDPKMGGEDFSYYLEKIGGAYVFLGSGNLERGTNLPLHSSRFLLDEDVLYMGPALFTYIACNP
- a CDS encoding chloromuconate cycloisomerase; this translates as MKLRHTFKIARETRSIQDNIVVELKDEDGISGLGEAAPTSFFGESILSVAAVCNESTDVLKNADPFQTEDITRSLANKFPGNSAARAAIDIALHDIVGKKLKIPLYKLLGLNRTGEKATSFTIGIDTLEKMCEKVDEVKDFSILKIKVGIKNDIEILKELRKITKAIFRVDANTGWTVDEAIKKLNIMEELGVELVEQPFPIGNILSLRGIRDRVKIPVFADEDVKNAGDIPAISGVVDGINIKLMKCGGIREALRMIHTARAHNLKVMIGCNIESSLSITAAAHLISLVDYVDLDGHLLVTNDPYLGVTVDKGKLLLPEGNGLGVVKRNVWETA
- a CDS encoding glycine cleavage complex protein, with product MIPEYLRYTPAHAWFFHDNKSITVGLTEFIVNKLDKLLFLDLPKVGDEILSDICFGEVESLETLLDITSPISGEVIAVNERLFENLDILSYDPYKHGWLIKFVTPESHLLDELMNAQQYMAYISKSQPVTPLKQRKQHSKVVKRKQQK
- a CDS encoding DNA mismatch repair protein MutS, with protein sequence MMRQYNEIKIQHKDALLFFRMGDFYELFFEDAKLASKVLGITLTSRSKGENSIPMAGVPHHSAESYIRKLIKAGHKVAICDQLQNPEEAKGIVDRGVTRIITPGTVTEDSLLEDKSNNYLMALLETNTLFGLSWIDLSTGRFEVEDIQKDRLFDEFARLNPSELLMPEETFHNHTAFVEKIRAEYNIMITARPDWEFSKDTAYHILTEHFGTTSLEGFDCEDVGPALGAAGAVIQYLKDTQKTSLRHIIKIQRYRADNRVLIDKATQQSLELTQTMRTHDREGSLLAIIDQTKTPMGARLLREWVISPLRISAEIKYRQVGVYELFEKPELRRELRNILSNIYDIERISTKISCGRANARDLIALKQSLSKLPALKDQIGFCISDILVTTEQQLDTLEEVQTLIGAALVSDPPPTIKDGGLIREGYDPALDELKYISKNGKSWIANFQAEEIARTGINSLKVGYNKVFGYYIEVTNIHMDNIPKTYIRKQTLKNAERFITPELKDYETKVLTADERAKDLEYDLFIRIREKVSAFTPQIQKISETIALIDVLSTLANLASENRYIMPEITDSLELNIIDGRHPVLTRKLINESFVPNDINLDGVNNKIMIITGPNMAGKSTYIRQVALLVLMAQIGSFIPAKEAVIGTVDRIFTRVGASDELSRGQSTFMVEMNETANILNNATARSLIILDEVGRGTSTFDGISIAWAITEYIYQHIHARTLFATHYHELTELALLFPGVINFNILVKEWGDEIIFLRKIVEGGTDKSYGIHVARLAGIPKEVIQRARIILNNLEAATLDINGKPKFAPLKTVQDKRPTQLKLFVSKQDMVIEEIKKLDISKISPLEALNKLNELKRRLEDNNGL